The Brassica oleracea var. oleracea cultivar TO1000 chromosome C7, BOL, whole genome shotgun sequence sequence CTATATATGCTTTGTTAATGGATTATCAGGCTACCTTAATCATTATTTGTCTAGCTTCTATATTTTTGATGGTTAATTTAATAAGTTACATCTACCATATGTTTTACGTGCTAAATAAAATATTACATTTAGAACATTGCTTTTGTTATATGATAAAGAATAACTTTATAATAAACAAGTTATCCACTAACAATTTATATAACTTTTACTTTTTGAGATAAAGCTTAGTGTTAAACTTCCTTTGTACAAAATAGTTGTGTTCATATGAGACATAGTTTGTTAGATGTTTCATAACAGGTTAACATGATAATTTAATGTTTAGCATATACATGTTTAGTTATATGATATCAAACATGTTAGACGCTTTTTAAAATGGGCGGTTAAATGTCCAAAAGTTACTGCCCAGCTGATACATAATTTGTTAGATGGTGCAAAATAGGTTATCGTTCAAACTTAATCGTTATCTATGTAATTTCTGTTGCAATCCCTAGTTCTCCCATTGATTTTTTAGTTTCGGAAATTTAATTAGAAAATACATAAACTGAGAGAAAAATTTATAGTTGTGTTTCGAATTGATATCTCAGAATAGGCCTGGGCATTTTACCCGGACCCGAAGACCCGAACCGGAACCGAACCAAAAATACAGGTTCGTGTCCGGGTTTGGGTCCATGCTAAGTACCTATTGGGTCTTTTTCTTTGGACCCGCGGGTCTCAGTTCGGGTCCGGATCCTACCCGAGACCCGTTCAGGTACCCGAAGTACCCGCAAATAATTGTATATACTAGTTATATTTGGGTGATTGGGTATATTTTTGGTATTTCAGATTTTTTTAAAAGTTTCGGGTTTGGATTTTCGGGTATAATTGTAGGTTTCTGGTAAAATTTTAGATTCTTAGAAAATATAATTCGGGTATTTGGGTAAAATTCGGGTATGTTTTGGGTTTTCGGGTCTGATTCTTGGATAATTTTTTGGGTATTTTTACGGTTCTTCGGGTATTTTTAGAGTTTTCGGGTCTAGTTCGGGTATTTCGGGTCCTAAATATCCGAACCGACCCAGATCCGAAATATACCCGAAAATTTGGAGTATTTTACGTGTATTGAAATTATAGACCCGAACCGACAAAACCCGACCTGGAACTGACCCGGAAAATTATAGGTACCTGAATGGGTCTAAATTGCTAGGACCCGAAAGATCCGGACCCGACAAGACCCGACCCGAACACGACCCGACCCGAACACGATCCGAAGATCCGGATGCCCAAGCCTATCATAGAAAACATGTTTAGAGGTTTGGCTTTCTTTGAATCTATGATTCACTGGGATGCATGGCGCTTCAAACATCAATGTTATTGAGGTGATGGTGACGATGACATAGAGGAGGAGGAGTAGGTTTGCATAAAATTGATTTTAAAAATGAAGCAAATGATGATTACTGAGATTTAAAAAGAAGAATGAACCATTTGAAGAAAAATTTTGTTTTCACTAAAGATTAAAAATAGGAGAGAAAAAGATCAATCGAGGAAAGAAAGAAAAACAAGATGAATTTAGAACAGGGATAAAATAGTCGTTTTATGTGTATATTGCTACAGAAATGGGGTTTCTAATTTCGGTAGTTTCGTGTATATACAACAAATTATCTGTTATCCATAAGGTCAATAACTAAATAAAACATTTTTTGTCACTATCTAGTTCAGTTTATTCGTTTTACCATTCTTGTTTAATTTTATGGCTTCGTCACCAAAAAAAGCAATACTTGTTTCTTTTTGAAAACAAATAGGAAAGTTGGTTTCCCTTTTCATAACACGTTATACTAAAAAAACACGATATACTAATACAGAGACCCGAGAAACATGTGGTATGTTAATAGAGTTTACAATTAATCAGACAACAAACCATTGGCCACTGTTTCTCTCTATTGTCTAGTATCATATCTCTCGATACGTAACGTACGTGTGGCTGATGTTAAAGTCCGTGATACATTATTTATTTTAAAAACATTTCCACATGTCCGATTTTGAACGTTGAATCCTCAATTCAACGGTCTGAAACTCGTAAAGAGTTAAGATGCGGATCTCTCGTGTTCTTGACTTCTCGATATTAGTTGTCTCCAACGTGTCAATCTCCACACCATCGGACTACATTGTATTGTAAAGTCTTATCAAATATTGTATTCTTCTGAAATTCTGTTTTTAATTATTTTATAGTGCTATTAGATTCTTTTTAATTCTTTTATAGTGCTATTTAATTGTGTTTGTATAAGCAAATATAATATTCTAGAAAACGTTTAAAACTTGAATATAACAAACAACCGAACCAAACATAGGATTCCATAATATTCAGACAGTGCAACACATTAAACAGACAAAACTCAGACTAACCAAAAAACAAGAAAGATGTATTAACTTAAGAAGAAAGCCTTGGATTGATAATAGCCATGAGAGGATAAAGCTTCTGAGAGGTCAAACCATAGGTATCAACATTCTCTTCCTCACCGTCTCTAAGCTTCCATTCAAACTCTTGAACTAATCTCCCAATAGCAATCCCTGCCATCAGAGACGCCTGAAGTGCACCAGCACAAACCCTCTTCCCCGATCCAAACGCCATCGTCTTATGAAGATCAGACAACTCGTATCTATCATCTAAGAACCTCTCCGGCCACCACTCCTCTGGCTTCTCCCAACGCTTCTTATCCATGTTGCATCCATATATGTTTATTGCTATCTACACATCCATATTCCAAAAATTCAAACTAAACATGTAATAAACTTTTCTCAAAAAAAAAAACTTGTAATAAACTTCAAACAAAACAAAAAACTTGTAATAAACTTCAAAAGTTTATCAATAAAAAAAACTTGTAATAAACTTTAATATGTGAAATGACTTGGCTTTGAGCAAAGTAGTGTTTGCCTTTACCTCACTTCCTGCAGGGACGTAATATCCTCCTATCTCGGTATCTTCATGAGCATAGCGAATGGGAACTAAAGGAGCAGGACTGTACTTCCTAAGCGTTTCATGGAAGATTGCATTGACATAAGGAAGCAGAGGCAACTGCTCTTCTTTAATCTTTTCTCCACCGCAGACACTTTTGATTTCTTCACACAGACGAGCTTGAACACTTTGATGCTTTGCAAGTTCGTAAATAGCCCACTCAGTTGTGACCAGAGTAGTGTCAGCTGTCTCAATAATCGTCTCCCAAACCAAGATTGCAATCTGCTCCTTGGTTAGTGTCTTCCCTTCAGACATCAAGTAGTTGAGATAGCAATCATCTGAATCATTCTGCTTCAGACAATCTTGAATGAGAGCGTTCATCACTGCGACTCTACGTTTGTGCTTCTGCTGGATTCTTGATTCAAAGCTATTGTTAGGAATCCATTTCAAGTATGGGAAGAAGTCTCTCCAATCAACATCGATTGCACCTTCCATCATGTCGTGTACTAGAACCTTGAAGATCTCTTCTCTTGACAAAGTCTCACCGAGTTCATCTACGTGGATGGATTCAATGTCTTTCCCAAAGGCCTTTGAGAAAGAAGAAAAAAAAAATATAAAACATGATTCAGTTTAAGAATGTAGTGTCTTTGATGAAGTGTGTAGGGAGGGTTAAATGAAATATATACTCACTTGCTTCAAGGCTACTCCAAATAGCTCATGTTCGAATATAGCTCTGAAGTTCACAGGCTCTTGCGGGTGGTCTCTTTTGTGCGCATGCAGCTTGGAAGTCACGTTTTCAATTAGAGCATCTCTGTAGTGTCTCTTTCGTTTCTTGAAACAAAAAAAAAGAAGTCCACACAACATAGAACATGGTTCAGTTTCAAACAAAGTATATTGAAGCAAAGCTGCAGAGTAAAGAAACTGGGAACTCACCTGTGCATTTGCACCTAAAAGGCCATTCAAGATACAGCGTTTCACTAGTTTATGGAAGTCATCATAATCACTTGTAGCAACCATACACTTGTTGCAAGTGAGGACTGTTAAGGCGTTTGATAGCTTTCTTGTTGAGATTGATGGAAACCTAGTTACCATCGCCTGCCAAAAAAACAAAAAAACAAATCACACACACAAAGTGAAAACTGTTCAGAGAATGCATCCACATGAGCACATGAGTTGAGAGTAGAATCATATAACAAGAGCTAGATCAAGTGTGAAGTTAGAAAACTTTTCCACAAAAATCTTCTAGAAACATTGAGTTACTTTTTAGGATCTACTCATGTGTTCTTGATTGTAATGAATAGTTCAAGTTCAATATTGATTGTAATGAAACTCAGAACATTTCTTGCATGTTTACTGAAACAATCAGACAGGAAAGCTAACCTCTTTGGCTGTTTCGGTTGAGTTGAGAACAACAAGAGAGGAAGAGCCCATCTTGATAGAGTAAATAGGACCATAAAGCTCAGACCATCTAGTGAAAGTCTTGTGTGGTTTCTTCTCTTTTAGTTGCAGCAAGTTCCCAATCAACGGAAGCCCTGGCACCACTGCATCAAATACATACCCACCCTTCAGAGTTTATTAGCTAGTAATTAAAGATCCAAACCTTATTCAATGATTAGAAATGAAAAGTCCAGCTAAACTAAACTAGTTCCCTAGATCTCGAAACAACTAAACCCAAGTGATTACTAGACAAACCCAGATGGTGAAACTGGAAAAGGAAAAGAACTAAATAACCTGGGACAGAGGGGAGCCTAGAAACTTCAGACATGTTGTGTCTGGACAGTAGTTTCTTGGACACGAAGATGAAGAGGAAAGAGGAGACAACAAAGCCAAGGAGAAGGCAGATCATGGAGGGCATGGAAGTTGTGTGATTGTTGTGAAAGAGAAGAAACTGATGAAGAAATACATTCATTTTCTAGAAAGAATAGAATGGAATGTTTGGAATTTTTCTATTATTGGACTGTCTTGTTTGGAAGTTTCTCTTTTGTGTCCGTTTAAATATTACTCAGTTTCGGATTCCAATGAGACCATATATGTTTCTATCCGTTCCATGTAATCTTGTGACACTTGCGAGCTATTGCCTCCATGTTTGGGCCTTTTGAGAGTTGGGTTTTAAGAAAACCCCTTCCGAGACTGTTGTAGACTTTACAAAGCCTTATTAGCATGTTCTTACAACTTTTTTTCTTTACAAGTCTTAAAAATGAACGCCTTGCCTCTTGTCAATGTAGCAATTGGTTTTTGATATGTGTTGCAACATGTGTGACTTGTTCGTTGCTACTGTGTACTATTGTGAGGTCAATGGTGAAAAGACAACAAGCATGATTAAAATTACTTTCTATCTAGACAGTTTGCCTGCCAAAAGAAAAAAGGAAGCAGGAAGTATTGAGATATATGGTGTTTGCTAAGTGGAAACCAGTTCGTTTTTCATTAAATGAGTTTATTGATATGACATGACTCGACTGTGATGAAACTCATGAGAGTGAGACCATGGTGAATGTTGAAGAACAACAACGTTATTAGAAGCAATACTCAACTTGTGTTTCCAATATCTTTATAGTTTATACACACGAATACATAATACCACACCGAGCTTAATTAAACAAACAGCCTATTTACACAAAATCATCTTCCAGAATCACAAAAAACTAGAACATACGTTGGAAAAACAAATTCTAACGAACAGAACAAAATGCAGTACATCAAGCCAAGCCCCATGGTTTCCATAAATTACATTTTTTAAAACAAATCATCGAACTGATGATTGTGGCGAACCTCAACTCTATTCCTTGCAGTTCTTTCTAGCTGGGGGAAAAAGACAACATAAATTATGCATAAGCTTTAATTTCAGATGTTAAAAAGTCACTATTAGGTTGATATATGTATACCATGAAGAAAAGTAGTCTTACGTGAGAACATGGAAACGTGGGAGGTCTTTAAAACATGCAACCTCTTCACAGTCGATACAAACATCCTAATAAATATGCTAAACTATGTCATTAACGTGTCCAACAAATTGATGAAAAACCCAAAACATATGAAAAGAAATGGAATCATATGATAAGAAATGACCAAACCTCCTTTTAGGAAACTCATTGTTTTGTGTAATTTAGCCCAAAAAAACTATAGATAAAATGATTTTCGAGACTAACTATAAAGTCATCAATATTGAATTTATTTTGTTTGATTCATCAACTTACTCCCAAGGAACATCTCCGACCAGGACTTTATCTCCTTCAGTGTCTTCGTAGACCAAAGTGTATTGTCTGTTTAGATCCGACGAATCTTTCTTGAAAAGTTGGTCAACGGCATGTGAAAGCTGTTGGTAGTTGTTATAAGCCGAGAGGTTGACTTTTCTTCCGATGGGAACTCCTTCCATGTTGATCTTAACGTATAACTCTCTCTCTTCATCACTCTCTATCTTCTTCATCTCCTCCTTTATCTGTGACGTTAGGTATCGCCGGGATGATCTTACCGGCGGCCATCCCACCACTGGAGCTGCCTCCACCCTGTTTTAGCCGTATATTATTATAAACTGATAAACAGTTTTTTACCAAAAAAAAACTGATAAACAGTTTTTATTTGTATGTACTGGGAAGAATCTTAAACCCAAACCAAACCAATCAAGATATGTGAAAAGTCGAGTTTTCGTACCATTTAAAACATTATACAGTGAGATAAACCATGACTAAAATTCTATTGATAATCAAGTTACTATTGGAGAAACTGTAAGAACGAATTAATTAAGAGAACCTGTTATAGGAAACAAATGATGTTTCTTTGGTGAGGCTTCTTTGTTTAGATCCATGGATATTTCTGTTGGGAGTGAGTTGGTGACAGGGAGGAGCCAGCCTAAGCTCCAATCTCTTCTCTTCTTCCATTTCTAAGTTTGTGTTGTGTTATTTGCTTGTGTTGGGGAGCAATATATGGATGGTTGGTTGGCAAGGAACTACAATCTCAATCTTTACAAAAGTACCTTTATTTTCTAATCTAAAAAGACATTTTATTTTGCATAAATAACCACCTAACAGAGATCTTACTTGAAAGGATTCAGAATGTCAAGATGCCTTTGATACGTGTATGAATATGACAGGATACATACATATACATAACGATTACTATATATGAACCACAGTCCAAATAGTATAATTTATTATTGTACAAGTATAGTAGATATATGTATATATTAGTAAGTTCTATAGTTGTACCAGGTTATAAAGAAAAAGGCAGTATACATATTTAGAGGTATAATATATTTAAGAAAATATTTTAAGAACCCATAATTAAAATTAAACATAAACACAAAGGTTTTATCAAATTATTAGTTACGTGACCTTCTAACTTAAAACCAATTGGTGATAAGTGGTGTGATCCATTTAATCTTATATATTACTTAAAATCTCTTCAAACTTCTGATGTGAGACATTGTCCGTAATACGTTCACTCGAGATGATAGTTCTTTAAGCGTCGTTTGGGCAATGAACGATGGCCCAACCTTGGGCTGGATCAATAATGAATTGAATTGGACTGTTTGAATCGGACTATGAAACCATGTTAAACTAGATGGACTTCTAACTTAAAAGTGATAAATGGTGTAACATATCTAATCTTATATATTATTTAGGATTCATTTCAATTTCCGATGTGGCACATTTGTCTCTAATAGTAAGTTTAAAAGAGTTACACCTAAATCATGAAATGATTCACTTGGATAATCATGAGACAAAAAAATATATCATACATATATATATGTTTGTAACCTTGCTTACATATATACTCATGAGACAAAGAAATATATCATACATGCATGGTTGTTACATCGATCATGTGATCGTCGAGATCGTCACCATTATCAACATTTCCATATCCCATTATTTTTTTCCCTTTTTTTTGGAACATCCATATCCCATTCTTAAAGCATTTTCTGTATGTAAAAATAAATTGGAGAATGGAGGCCGACAAACTAAAAGAAAGAAAAAAGAAGAAAGAGATTCCTAGGCATGCTTAAATGAGTACCTACCAATAAAAGGAGAAAAGTAGTAGGTATTCGTTTCTTCCTCGCTTCTTCTGTTTATTTTCATTTATTTTTATATCTATATGCTAAAACTAATTGTATACATCAAAGGCATCTTACTGATTTATACTTTTTCTTTCTTTTTTTGCTAAGATTTTACTGATTTGTATGTATACTTAGATTTCCACTACTGTTAACTCTCATTATTTTCACAAGAATTCCACTACTAGCTTCTTTTTTTTCTTTGCTGCAATTTGGCCTGCATTATTCCTTTCTAGTTACATCTAATCAAATCAGCGGTAACTAAAGATATCTTAAATTAAAGATAATGATACCGATACGGTAATCAAGTGTAAGTTTAGAAATATATTAACGGTTTAAGGATCTTTCAACTCCATTTAAGAATATTAATAGCTCTGGCATCGAATCAAATCAGTTGTAGTTTCATGGGTGAAAAATCAACTAAAATGGGCTAGTTAATTAGGGTATTCCAAGTGTCGTCTGCTAGAGTACTAAGGTGAATGAAACACTACATAATAACGATAAAAACACTGGCAAAATAGATTCATACAAGTTTGTGGCTAAAACTAAAGATTTGTGGCTAAAATCAGTGTTAGGCATTCAAGTTTTCGGTTTGTAGCTAGTTCGGGTCAGGTCGGGTTGGGTTATTCAGAATAGGATATATAGGTCTTGTTTAGGAACTGACCATTTTTCGGATCTGTTCAGGCAATGTCAGATTCGGGTTGGGTTTCTATTTTTCTATAAAAACCAAATCATAACCAAATTATAAACAATTCAGATCTGGTTTGGGTTTAAAAAAAATATATATATAGAAAACCTAAGTTCAACCCATCAAAACCAAAAAAATATATTTGGGTAATTCATTTTTCTCAAAAAATGATTTATAAATTTTATTATATTTAAAATATTCGGATACTTGTTTGGTTCTCGTTTTGATTTCAATTCGATTTTTGATTTTCGGTTTTAGAAAAAAAATAAAAGAATCATTCAGATTTTGTAAATTCCGGGTCGGTTTCAATTTCGATTTTTGGTTCGGTTCCTTTCATTTTTTGGGCTTCGGATAACATGCCTAGGAGTAGCTAAAATTCATTAAGCGACGGACGACCATACTTCAAGACCATGGCTACAAACTCATGGTTAACACTCATTTTGCGGCAGTTTTGGCCCATTGGCCATAATTTGAGTGTACTCATTTATATACAATTATTAGCTCATGAGATTAATCACCACAATAATTAATGATCAAAACTTGTAATATATTAATTTGTGTTAGTTCTGTTGTTGTGACATTTTAATTTTCTAAATGTGTGTGTACGTTGTAGACGACCCACAACAAGTAATCAAGTGTATGCCAAAAAGGTAAGCCGATTCTATCTGTCCAATCCTGAATCCTGTAGTATTCCCTAAAGATAGTTCATAAATCTTTGGCTTTTCAGCTAGAGTTTACAAAAATTTCTTTAATCGAATCAATCTGAGTATGCCAAGAGATATTATACACCCAATGGTGAATACAATAGAAGCAAAGTTGGAAAATAATGCGTTCCAAAGAGGAAGTTATGATGAACATATTGATACCAATGGTCGATACACATTTAGGCATGCCTATCATTTTTTAAAGAACATTATCAGGCAAAAAGGCTATGAACAATTATACAATTGTGTTCAATGAATGTACAACCCATTCTAAAAACAAGAAATCAAAGCGATCATCATTATCATAAATAACTATGCCACTAATGGAGGGCCACCACTTGCAATTTTACTCTCTTTCTTTTATTTTCCATTTATTTGATTTATATATCTTTTCTTGACTTTTTGAGTTTTGAGATATGATGGATGGGATCATTGACTTTGCAATGATTATAGTTTCAGGCCCAAAATCACTTCAAATGTTCTCTTTTAGCACTTTTTTTTCTTTATTCTTCTCTTTTGAATATGTTTTATAATCATTGCATTCTGTGCCAGTAAAAATGGTGATCTTAGCAAGATCAAAGAACAATTTTTAATCATCTTCCGCAGTTTTTATTTTCTAAAGGTCAAGTTTATATTAGTTTGAAAAAAGTAAAAAGAAAAATCATGTTAATCTTACATTAACTAAGGCTCTAACTGGTGACTAATAAAAGAATATAAAGAATATGAATAAAAGGAATGAAGAGGAATAAAACAAAACGAAAATTTATTTTTCTATTAATTTGATAAGGGATAATTGTAGTCTATTATTCTTTAAATTTTAAAGAACGTAAAAAATCATAAGGAACAAATATTCCTTGTAAATGGTGTAAATTGTAAGGAATGATAAGGAATTCACTATTCCCACTCATTCTCTTAATCACCGTTTAGACCTTAAATTTAGATGAAAATAATAATGGAAAACTGCCCCCATTAAACAAATGTGTCTTTTAATAGGGCATGCCACTATTAAATCTTATACTTTACCAAGTTGTACAGCCAATCTTTACAAATGAGTTTCATTTGGGAAAGGAAAAAAGTTGGCTAGACACTAGACCATGTCAAAGTGCAAAATTATCACCTAACAATTTTTTTGTACATGACCCTAACCTAAGGCATACGACAAAATGAGCCATGGATGTTTTACTATTCATAAAACAAAAAGTATAATATTTCAGTACTTAAAGTTGAAATTATATAAAAAACGATCAAACATTATAAAAGTTGTGTCCAATTTAGCAGCAAAACCGAAGAAGCAAAAAATAAAGAAGAAAAGCTGGGGGAGACAAAATGGTGGAAAATAATCTTTTAACGGAAGTTTCTGTAGACAGGGCTGTACATGCAGCTCTCTGCCATCTTGACCAGATCCTTAGGACGAGGCAGGTTCGATGCCAATCCTGCAACAACAAAAAGACAAACAACATGACATCAGACTTTTGCAGAAAGTAACTATTTTGACATCATAATTTATAAATATGGAGAATAATGAAAACTAACCAAGTTCATAAGTTTTGGCTCCCACACTGGCTGCAATGTTAGCAGAGATCTTTCTGATGTTTGTAAAAGGCGGATAGATCAACCCGTCGGCAAAGTTCTCTTCCGTCACTTGCGAGGCCAGAGCTTCCGCTGATAAAAATTTTTGGAACACACAGTTTACAAACAAGACTCCACAAATGGTCTCTGAGGCATCTCCAACCTCGTTCTATTTTTTACTCTAAAATAGAGTTTAGAATAAAAATACTCTAATGGTATTTTATTTTTTACTTTATAATATTCTATAATAGAATAAAAACAGGTTTACTCTATATATAGAGTAAATTGTTTATTTTCTGTTAATCACTCTATAATAGAATTGAGTTATACTACAATGGTACTTTATTTTAGAGAAAAAACCAGAGTGAACCATTGGAGATGGTGTAACCAATAGTAACAACATCAATTTCTTGAAACAGTTTCAATGTACTTACAAGCTGCTAGAAGCATGTCATCACGGACACGAATGGCACCAGACATGATCAAACCAAGACCGAGACCTGGGAAAATGTAGCAGTTGTTTGCCTGCGAAAAAAGGGTGTTAATGAAAGGAGCATGAGCCATGGATTGTGGATAAAGATGTCACACAGTAAACAACAAAAGAACCTGGCCAGGGAAGAATGTTTTGCCTTCATACTCAACAGGGGCAAACGGGCTTCCACTTGCAAAGATTGCACGACCCTATAAAGCAAACACAGCTTTTTTTTAGTTGCATCAAAATGAAAATTCACTTGTGGTGGTATCAATAAGGTTTAGATCGTTACCTCGGTCCATGTGTAAGCTTCTTTAGCGGTGCACTCGGCTTGAGAAGTTGGGTTTGAGAGAGCAAGAATCAAGGGTTTCTGTACACACCACAGTAAGAACACCATCAGAAAAAAAAGCATAGATACCGAGAAAGCATATCAAAAGAAAAAAAAAACAAAACCTCGTTGAAGGTGGCCATGGCCTCCACTACTTCCTTTGTGAAAGTCTTCCCCACACCAGAGGTTCCAATGAGCACTGTTGGCTTGATTGCCTGATTTGGGAGAATGTTATATATGTCATCTACGCATGAAGAGATGTTAAGATGAGTTGTTTTGTTTATTTACATTAACAGCTCCCAAGAGCTCCTTGACGGGCTCGTGGTCATGTGCCCATGGCTGCTTGAAGTGCTGAAGAGATTCCTTGCGTGAGCTAACAATCAGTCCCTGCAAGATCATTCAAAGCATGTTTAGTAAGTGAAAAAAAAAAAAGAAGCAATAGATAACAATGATGTAATCAACAATACCTTGGAGTCCACAAGCCAAATCTTCTTCCTGATCTCATCGATTGGTGTTCCAGTCTAGAAAACAAAACAATACAGTTACAGATTCTTGACAAGAAGGAGCAAAAGTATCAAAGAAATAGCATGAAGGCAAGAGACTACCTCTTTGGAAATCTTAAGAGCAATTAGCTCAGCGATTCCGGTTCCAGCCTTCAAAGATATAAAAAAGCTTTAGTAGCAAAATAAATAGTAGACAAAAAGATTTATGTAGTATATGTTTTCAAGTCACACCTCTCCGGCACCCAAGAACAAAAAGGTATGGTCAGATAGGCTTTTACCAAGTACTTTCTGAGCTGCAATAAGCCCAGCAAGCACCACTGATGCAGTACCCTACACAGACAAAACAAGTTTTAGCTAGTCACCTTCCAGAAAACTCACTAAAGTGCAATACATATGATATCATACTGAAGACAAGATCTCACTTGGATATCATCATTGAAAACGAGATGACTAGAGCAGTACTTGGAGAGAAGCTCAAACGCGTGGTGGTTTGCGAAATCTTCAAACTGAAACCAAGAGTACATGTGAACGTTATCACAACACAAGATTGAGAAAACAAGTTTTAGAAGTATATGATTTTACCTGCACCAACACTTTTTCTCCATAGTTTTGTTTAACAGCACACATGAACTCGTGCAGAAACTCTGCGTATTCCTGAATAAAAAAAAAAGCAACTACAACTCTCACTTTCTGAAACATATATATGGCGAACAAAGTGTAAAGATAATGGTAAACCTCGCCAGTTGCCCTCTTCTGTTTAAGTCCGATGTAAAACTCATCATTTAGGAGCTTCTCGTTGTTTGTACCCACATCAATGGTGATTGGAAGGCACTGCATGTGTTACATTAACATCAGAACTACAGAGAATTAAACATGTTCAGCTGCCTTTGTTTCAGTTCTTACAGCCGATGGACGGATCCCTCCCAAAGCTGTGTAAAGAGA is a genomic window containing:
- the LOC106301669 gene encoding NADP-dependent malic enzyme 3, which encodes MSSNPSQISDDYVSENRSGVGGGISDVYGEDLATLDQLVTPWVTSVASGYTLMRDPRYNKGLAFTDKERDAHYLTGLLPPVILSQDVQEKKMMHNLRQYTVPLHRYVALMDLQERNERLFYKLLIDNVEELLPVVYTPTVGEACQKYGSIFRRPQGLYISLKEKGKILEVLKNWPQRGIQVIVVTDGERILGLGDLGCQGMGIPVGKLSLYTALGGIRPSACLPITIDVGTNNEKLLNDEFYIGLKQKRATGEEYAEFLHEFMCAVKQNYGEKVLVQFEDFANHHAFELLSKYCSSHLVFNDDIQGTASVVLAGLIAAQKVLGKSLSDHTFLFLGAGEAGTGIAELIALKISKETGTPIDEIRKKIWLVDSKGLIVSSRKESLQHFKQPWAHDHEPVKELLGAVNAIKPTVLIGTSGVGKTFTKEVVEAMATFNEKPLILALSNPTSQAECTAKEAYTWTEGRAIFASGSPFAPVEYEGKTFFPGQANNCYIFPGLGLGLIMSGAIRVRDDMLLAASEALASQVTEENFADGLIYPPFTNIRKISANIAASVGAKTYELGLASNLPRPKDLVKMAESCMYSPVYRNFR
- the LOC106301555 gene encoding ent-kaurene oxidase, chloroplastic is translated as MNVFLHQFLLFHNNHTTSMPSMICLLLGFVVSSFLFIFVSKKLLSRHNMSEVSRLPSVPVVPGLPLIGNLLQLKEKKPHKTFTRWSELYGPIYSIKMGSSSLVVLNSTETAKEAMVTRFPSISTRKLSNALTVLTCNKCMVATSDYDDFHKLVKRCILNGLLGANAQKRKRHYRDALIENVTSKLHAHKRDHPQEPVNFRAIFEHELFGVALKQAFGKDIESIHVDELGETLSREEIFKVLVHDMMEGAIDVDWRDFFPYLKWIPNNSFESRIQQKHKRRVAVMNALIQDCLKQNDSDDCYLNYLMSEGKTLTKEQIAILVWETIIETADTTLVTTEWAIYELAKHQSVQARLCEEIKSVCGGEKIKEEQLPLLPYVNAIFHETLRKYSPAPLVPIRYAHEDTEIGGYYVPAGSEIAINIYGCNMDKKRWEKPEEWWPERFLDDRYELSDLHKTMAFGSGKRVCAGALQASLMAGIAIGRLVQEFEWKLRDGEEENVDTYGLTSQKLYPLMAIINPRLSS
- the LOC106303757 gene encoding auxin-responsive protein IAA28 isoform X1, whose amino-acid sequence is MEEEKRLELRLAPPCHQLTPNRNIHGSKQRSLTKETSFVSYNRVEAAPVVGWPPVRSSRRYLTSQIKEEMKKIESDEERELYVKINMEGVPIGRKVNLSAYNNYQQLSHAVDQLFKKDSSDLNRQYTLVYEDTEGDKVLVGDVPWEMFVSTVKRLHVLKTSHVSMFSRKTTFLHARKNCKE
- the LOC106303757 gene encoding auxin-responsive protein IAA28 isoform X2, with protein sequence MEEEKRLELRLAPPCHQLTPNRNIHGSKQRSLTKETSFVSYNRVEAAPVVGWPPVRSSRRYLTSQIKEEMKKIESDEERELYVKINMEGVPIGRKVNLSAYNNYQQLSHAVDQLFKKDSSDLNRQYTLVYEDTEGDKVLVGDVPWEMFVSTVKRLHVLKTSHVSMFSPRKNCKE